In Aspergillus nidulans FGSC A4 chromosome IV, a single window of DNA contains:
- a CDS encoding NAD(P)H-quinone oxidoreductase (transcript_id=CADANIAT00000260) — MPSQKTMRAVAIKGGKGPADALYIDNIPVPEYGPSQALVKVKAFGLNRMDLLQREGQYPVPPQAPATLGVEFSGTIAELGDGATEDFKVGDEVFGLAYGGAYAEYIAVATGMLIHKPKELSWEEAAGIPETWITATQALHLVGAFKPGNSVLWHAGASSVSIAGIQLAKAAGASAIYVTAGSDEKISFCVNQLGATAGFNYRTQNWAEELSKATNGRGVDVIVDYIGAGYFQDNLKSAALDGRIVNLAFLGGIKVENVDISYFLRKRIRYEGSTLRSRDEEYQRKLRNMLVDNALEKLRNKEFKVFVEKVFKFDDVVEAHKLMESNQTKGKIICTI, encoded by the exons ATGCCCTCTCAGAAAACCATGCGGGCAGTTG CCATAAAGGGCGGCAAAGGTCCCGCCGACGCTCTCTACATCGACAACATCCCCGTTCCCGAGTATGGTCCCTCGCAGGCCCTTGTCAAAGTCAAAGCATTCGGTCTGAACCGCAtggatcttctccagcgcgAAGGCCAGTACCCGGTTCCCCCTCAAGCCCCCGCAACCCTGGGCGTCGAATTCTCCGGGACAATCGCGGAGCTCGGTGACGGCGCAACGGAAGATTTCAAGGTTGGTGATGAGGTCTTTGGCTTGGCGTATGGTGGTGCCTACGCAGAGTATATTGCCGTTGCGACGGGGATGCTTATTCATAAGCCGAAAGAGCTGTCATGGGAGGAGGCTGCGGGTATTCCTGAG ACATGGATTACGGCAACGCAAGCTCTGCACCTCGTTGGCGCCTTCAAACCCGGGAACTCGGTCCTCTGGCACGCAGGCGCCTCCTCCGTCTCAATAGCTGGAATCCAGCTCGCCAAAGCCGCCGGTGCATCCGCAATCTACGTCACAGCGGGCTCCGACGAAAAGATCTCCTTCTGTGTGAACCAGCTCGGCGCGACAGCGGGCTTCAACTACCGGACTCAAAACTGGGCCGAGGAACTTTCTAAAGCCACAAATGGCCGCGGTGTCGATGTCATTGTCGACTACATTGGTGCGGGCTATTTCCAGGATAACCTAAAGAGCGCGGCACTGGATGGCCGGATTGTGAACCTTGCGTTCTTGGGTGGAATCAAGGTTGAGAATGTGGATATCTCGTACTtcttgaggaagagaatccgCTATGAGGGAAGTACGTTGAGGAGTCGGGACGAAGAGTATCAAAGGAAGTTGAGAAATATGCTTGTTGACAAtgcgctggagaagttgcggAATAAAGAATTCAAGGTGTTTGTTGAGAAGGTGTTTAAGTTTGATGATGTGGTTGAGGCGCATAAGTTGATGGAGAGTAACCAAACTAAGGGGAAGATTATTTGTACCATTTAG
- the akr1 gene encoding putative aldehyde reductase (AKR1) (transcript_id=CADANIAT00000261): MSLGKKVTLNTGAQIPQLGFGTWQSAPGQVGEAVYQALKVGYRHLDLATIYQNQREVAEGIKRAYKDIPGLKREDIFITSKLWNTQHDPAVVEKALDDCLAELELDYLDLYLVHWPVAFKTGDNYFPLDESSDHPDGDVLIDDSISIVDTWKAMTKLPKEKARAIGVSNHTVEHLEAIINATGVVPAANQIERHPVLQSNDLIEYAAKKNIHITAYSAFGNNMFNIPLLVAHPEVKAVAEEASKRLGKTVTPAQVILNWSQEGGHSVIPKSVTASRIAENFQEVELTKEELAKVSKLGEERRRYNTPYVANKPRWNINIFGEEDEKPAKHKVIV, encoded by the exons ATGTCTCTCGGCAAGAAGGTTACGCTTAACACCGGTGCCCAGATCCC TCAGCTGGGATTCGGTACCTGGCAGTCCGCCCCCGGCCAGGTCGGCGAAGCGGTCTACCAGGCCCTCAAGGTCGGCTACCGCCACCTTGACCTGGCTACTATCTACCAGAACCAGCGCGAGGTCGCCGAGGGCATCAAGCGCGCCTACAAGGACATCCCTGGCCTCAAGCGTGAGGATATTTTCATC ACATCCAAGCTCTGGAACACCCAGCACGACCCCGCCGTTGTTGAGAAGGCTCTGGACGACTGCCTTGcggagctcgagctcgacTACCTCGACTTGTACCTCGTCCACTGGCCCGTCGCCTTCAAGACCGGTGACAACTACTTCCCCTTGGACGAGAGCAGTGACCACCCCGACGGTGACGTCCTGATCGATGACAGCATCTCTATTGTTGACACCTGGAAGGCCATGACCAAGCTCCCCAAGGAGAAAGCCCGCGCCATTGGTGTCTCCAACCACACTGTCGAGCACCTCGAGGCGATCATCAACGCCACCGGTGTCGTCCCTGCCGCCAACCAGATCGAGCGTCACCCCGTTCTCCAGAGCAACGACCTGATCGAGTACGCCGCTAAGAAGAACATCCACATCACTGCTTACTCA GCCTTCGGTAACAACATGTTCAACATCCCTCTCCTCGTCGCCCACCCCGAAGTCAAGGCCGTCGCCGAAGAGGCCTCCAAGCGCCTCGGCAAGACCGTCACCCCCGCCCAGGTCATCCTCAACTGGTCCCAGGAGGGAGGCCACTCGGTCATTCCCAAGTCCGTCACTGCCTCGCGCATTGCCGAGAACTTCCAAGAGGTCGAGCTCACCAAGGAGGAGCTCGCCAAGGTCTCCAAGCTTGGCGAGGAGCGCCGCCGCTACAACACACCTTACGTGGCTAACAAGCCTCGCTGGAACATTAACAtcttcggcgaggaggacgagaagcCTGCCAAGCACAAGGTTATCGTTTAG
- a CDS encoding DUF3431 domain-containing protein (transcript_id=CADANIAT00000262) has protein sequence MAKRRLFRWPAPRTTGLTFLALLLSSLTLFLYGGGSFPMTPAQRGSSLQSAQSVDSTDGVIAAQESLHDQVIRELAEITSAYSNTSRVGLVLAATQSEDLQWLLDYCRERGPDTIPFIYSTDEKPDPRLLLPRTTRGREATAYLSFIVDHYDKLPPYSLFIHSNINQWHNDLFGPYTSNALRNLRLEAVDAMGYVNLRCQHDPGCPTSVHPWSPTQIDIEKNDIRAFFPEVYQTIFNVPSDQVPEHIGNVCCGQFAVSRERILQRPRHDYERMLKWAAETERTDSFGVGWVYEKIWHIIFGMEVIYCPRYEQCRCDVYGWCGPLADTGETLQAVRAPAPAS, from the exons ATGGCCAAGCGGCGACTCTTCCGTTGGCCAGCCCCCCGGACCACTGGCTTGACGTTCCTcgctctgctgctgagcagTCTCACATTATTCCTATATGGCGGAGGGTCATTTCCCATGACGCCAGCTCAGCGAGGTTCGTCTTTACAGAGTGCGCAGTCAGTCGACAGTACTGACGGCGTCATCGCAGCGCAAGAATCGCTTCACGACCAGGTCATCCGTGAACTCGCCGAAATCACATCGGCATACAGCAATACAAGTCGAGTCGGGCTCGTGCTAGCAGCTACACAATCTGAGGATTTGCAGTGGCTTCTCGATTATTGCAGGGAGCG CGGCCCCGATACGATCCCTTTCATCTACAGCACCGACGAGAAACCTGACccacgcctcctccttccacgcACAACCCGCGGCCGCGAAGCAACCGCCTACCTGTCCTTTATCGTGGATCACTACGATAAACTACCGCCGTACTcgctcttcatccactcTAACATTAACCAATGGCACAACGACCTTTTTGGCCCCTACACCAGCAACGCCCTGCGAAATCTCCGTCTCGAGGCCGTGGATGCAATGGGATACGTCAATCTGCGCTGCCAGCATGACCCTGGGTGTCCGACGAGCGTGCACCCGTGGAGCCCCACGCAGATCGATATCGAAAAGAACGATATCCGCGCATTTTTCCCGGAGGTATACCAAACGATCTTCAATGTTCCTTCTGACCAGGTACCCGAGCATATTGGGAATGTATGCTGCGGGCAGTTTGCCGTAAGCCGCGAGCGCATCCTGCAGCGACCAAGGCATGACTACGAGCGGATGTTGAAGtgggcggcggagacagaGCGCACAGACAGTTTTGGGGTTGGCTGGGTATACGAGAAGATCTGGCACATTATCTTTGGGATGGAAGTTATTTA CTGTCCCCGCTACGAGCAATGCCGCTGCGACGTTTACGGGTGGTGCGGCCCACTGGCAGACACAGGCGAGACACTGCAGGCAGTGCGCGCCCCAGCTCCGGCCTCATAA
- a CDS encoding putative GPI-anchored cell wall protein Pst1 (transcript_id=CADANIAT00000263) → MTQLTTTFSGASITISSQASADSAFDKCSSISGSVTIAPSASGTLALDGLERISEDLIIESTDLVGISIPDIEDVGGSVTVTGNEQLNRLSLGSLSSIAGDLEVKGNNALADLVMNSLEVVRGVGSLSAISAALFSFEELERVGGESEIVSTGSAGCAGIDALNQAGSEEAEGEVFRGSYTCATTSASPTSTSTSTDEATDSSAGSGLGGGAIAGIVVGVVVGVLIILILIWLLLRRQRKNPVIHGANAAVIGGGFSSGAAAAVMAKSKGEEKGLNHNTSLSTSPREGSAPVSAAAGGAGGGSIPRRPVSIATTSMSSPSTYHPSSTFPSSLTAGTSNRSSLPLPTALIPGTNGSSNPPGSRPSDGGDALFFFTTTPSAGRPPPRPARQPSESDVPMLDSENVHEVSGVAVPAREEKRSERVLEEGKVFELDGGFDGARHQRAINGEPEVDAKQ, encoded by the exons atgaCCCAACTAACAACCACGTTTTCAGGTGCCTCTATAACAATATCCTCACAAGCATCCGCAGATTCAGCATTCGACAAATGCAGCAGCATAAGCGGCAGCGTGACAATCGCTCCCTCCGCATCAGGGACCCTAGCCCTCGACGGACTGGAGCGCATCAGCGAGGACCTGATCATCGAGTCCACGGATCTCGTCGGTATTTCTATACCTGATATCGAGGATGTCGGCGGCTCAGTCACTGTCACAGGGAACGAGCAACTTAATCGTCTGAGTCTAGGTAGTTTGTCCAGTATAGCCGGGGATCTAGAGGTGAAGGGGAACAATGCGCTGGCGGATCTCGTGATGAATAGTTTGGAGGTAGTCCGGGGAG TCGGGTCTCTTTCTGCTATCTCTGCGGCTCT ATTTTCCTTCGAAGAACTTGAACGCGTTGGCGGGGAATCGGAGATCGTTTCCACAGGTTCGGCTGGATGTGCGGGCATCGACGCATTGAATCAGGCTGGTTCGGAAGAAGCTGAGGGCGAGGTCTTTCGGGGCTCGTATACCTGCGCTACTACGAGTGCCTCGCCGACATCTACATCAACCTCTACAGATGAGGCGACAGactccagcgccggctcgggcctcggcggcggcgcaaTAGCAGGTATCGTTGTCGGCGTGGTCGTCGGCGTGCTCATAATTCTCATTCTCatttggctgcttctccgCAGGCAGCGGAAGAACCCTGTGATTCACGGCGCTAATGCTGCTGTCATTGGCGGGGGTTTCTCAAGTGGTGCAGCGGCTGCCGTCATGGCGAAGTCGAAGGGCGAGGAAAAAGgcctcaaccacaacacaAGCCTGAGCACGAGTCCAAGGGAGGGCTCTGCGCCGGtgtcagcagcagcagggggagcaggaggaggatcgATACCACGCCGCCCTGTCTCAATCGCCACAACGTCCATGTCCTCACCAAGTACCTATCATCCATCGTCAACGTTTCCCTCCTCCTTAACAGCTGGCACATCGAATCGGTCCTCATTGCCTCTTCCAACAGCACTAATACCAGGAACTAACGGGTCTTCGAATCCTCCAGGCAGTAGACCGAGCGACGGAGGCGAtgcgctcttcttcttcaccacCACGCCTTCTGCAGGGCGACCGCCTCCGCGTCCAGCACGTCAGCCATCCGAATCTGATGTCCCAATGCTGGATAGTGAGAATGTTCATGAGGTTTCGGGGGTTGCGGTACCGGCcagggaagaaaagaggtCAGAAAGGGTTcttgaggaaggaaaagTGTTTGAGCTGGATGGGGGGTTCGATGGGGCGAGACATCAGAGGGCTATAAATGGGGAGCCTGAGGTGGATGCCAAACAGTAG